Genomic DNA from Thermodesulfobacteriota bacterium:
GGTGCGGCAGCTGCCGGACCTCCGGAACCGGGTGGCCAGGCTGGAAGAGGAGCGGCAGGTGCTGTCCCGGTACCTCTTCCATGGCGCCTCCGAGGAGGCCGTCTCCTCCATGGCCCAGATCCGCCTCCAGGAGATGGTGGTGAAGACCGGTCTGGAGCCGGAATACATCAAGCCCCTCAAGCAGACCACCACCGCCAAGGAGCGGCCGTTCCAGACCCTGGCGGTGAAGCTGCGCTTGAACGGCCCCCTGCCGGCCTTTCTCGATCTCCTGGCCGAGCTGTACCGGAGCGAAGTGCTCTTCCGGGTGGACAGCTTTTCGGTCAAGCCCATCAAGAAGGAGCAGCTGCGCTTCTTTTTGGACCTGGAGTCCTATTTCGTCACCGCCCCCGATGCCGCCCCTGCCCTTGATCCGGCCCCGGAGGCAGGCCCCACCCCGCCCGCCCCGGCCGAGACCCCGTAGCCCGCCATGCCCCGCTTCCTCGCCGTCGTCGCCCTGGCTGCCTCCCTCCTCCTCATCGTCGTGGAGATGGTGACCTCCCTGACCGAGCATGGGCCTGTGTCCCGGGAGGCCACGGAAGGGGGCCGGCCGGAGCCCGGTGCCGGGCTGCCCCGGGCCCAGGACTTCCGCCTCAAGCCCCAGGTGCCGGTGCCGATGCCGGACCTGCTCCACAACTACCTGTTCACCGAGGAGCGGAGCCTGGAGGGCGTGGAGCTGCCGGAGGAGCCCGAGGAGGACACGCCGGCGGAAACCGGTCCCCAGATCGCCCTGGACAGCATCGTCTACC
This window encodes:
- the gspM gene encoding type II secretion system protein GspM; amino-acid sequence: MSAWRRLLARYRGRPLLYGVAILLVFLNLGRYAYDFYQSQLAELETKEAQLARQQNVVRQLPDLRNRVARLEEERQVLSRYLFHGASEEAVSSMAQIRLQEMVVKTGLEPEYIKPLKQTTTAKERPFQTLAVKLRLNGPLPAFLDLLAELYRSEVLFRVDSFSVKPIKKEQLRFFLDLESYFVTAPDAAPALDPAPEAGPTPPAPAETP